Proteins encoded in a region of the Streptomyces sp. NBC_01471 genome:
- a CDS encoding ABC transporter permease: MNTLSSAWSWLTSSANWSGDGGITHRLTQHLYLTVVCLALSCLIALPVAVVLGHIGKGGALAVNISNVGRAVPTFAVLVLLLLTPLGRHGDWPTVIALVLFAVPPLLTNAYVGMREVDQDVVRAARGMGMTGRQLLFHVELPLASPLILTGMRIAAVQLVATATLAALAGGGGLGRIITAGFNLASTPQVVAGALLVAVFALLVETLFVIGQRLAPAWARGSTE, encoded by the coding sequence ATGAACACCCTCTCCTCCGCCTGGTCCTGGCTCACCAGCTCCGCCAACTGGTCCGGCGACGGCGGAATCACCCACCGGCTCACCCAGCACCTCTACCTCACCGTCGTCTGTCTCGCGCTGAGCTGCCTGATCGCCCTGCCGGTCGCCGTGGTGCTCGGTCACATCGGCAAAGGCGGCGCGCTCGCCGTCAACATCTCCAACGTCGGGCGTGCCGTCCCCACCTTCGCCGTGCTCGTCCTGCTCCTGCTCACCCCGCTCGGCAGGCACGGCGACTGGCCGACCGTCATCGCGCTGGTGCTCTTCGCCGTACCGCCGCTGCTCACCAACGCCTATGTCGGGATGCGCGAAGTCGACCAGGACGTCGTCAGGGCGGCCCGGGGGATGGGGATGACAGGACGACAACTGCTGTTCCACGTGGAACTGCCGCTTGCGTCGCCCCTGATCCTCACCGGGATGCGGATCGCCGCCGTGCAGCTCGTCGCCACGGCCACCCTCGCGGCGCTCGCCGGCGGCGGCGGTCTCGGACGGATCATCACCGCCGGCTTCAATCTGGCCTCCACGCCGCAGGTCGTCGCGGGTGCGCTGCTGGTGGCAGTGTTCGCGCTGCTGGTGGAGACCCTGTTCGTGATCGGCCAGCGGCTGGCGCCCGCGTGGGCGAGAGGCAGTACGGAGTGA
- a CDS encoding ABC transporter substrate-binding protein, giving the protein MRARKAVPRLVPGVLLLTVAACSTGPTLENRGTVTAPPGDSKQLTIGTAGFTESDLLAQMYALLLHRAGYRTDILSVTNRELYEPALESGQIDVVPEYAATFADWLNTKVKGSGAPPAGSPDLRATMKALRALAAPRGLTVLDPGRAVDQNAYAVTAPYAARHRLRTLSDLGESKLPVRLAAGDECVQRPYCEPGLKKTYGIRITGIDPKGVGTTPAKQAVQNGQDQMVLTTTTDATLGAFGLVILRDDKHLQNADYIVPVVNRSRAGSRGVAGALDRLNSVLTTKDLASLNQQVDSWRRLPQDVAKNYLRAKHLL; this is encoded by the coding sequence GTGAGGGCGCGCAAGGCCGTGCCCCGGCTGGTGCCCGGCGTGCTCCTGCTGACCGTCGCGGCCTGTAGCACCGGACCCACCCTGGAGAACCGCGGAACGGTCACGGCGCCGCCCGGCGACAGCAAGCAGTTGACCATCGGCACCGCGGGCTTCACCGAGAGCGATCTGCTCGCCCAGATGTACGCGCTGCTGCTCCACCGGGCCGGATACCGCACGGACATCCTGTCCGTGACCAACAGGGAACTCTACGAACCGGCCCTGGAGAGCGGGCAGATCGACGTCGTACCGGAGTACGCCGCCACCTTCGCCGACTGGCTGAACACCAAGGTGAAGGGCTCGGGAGCGCCGCCCGCCGGATCGCCCGATCTCAGGGCCACCATGAAGGCCCTGCGCGCCCTGGCGGCCCCGCGCGGCCTCACGGTCCTGGATCCGGGCCGGGCGGTCGACCAGAACGCCTACGCGGTCACCGCGCCCTACGCCGCCCGCCACCGTCTGAGGACCCTCAGCGATCTGGGGGAGTCCAAGCTCCCGGTGAGGCTCGCCGCCGGTGACGAATGCGTCCAGCGTCCCTACTGCGAGCCCGGGCTCAAGAAGACCTACGGGATCCGCATCACCGGGATCGACCCCAAGGGCGTCGGTACCACCCCGGCCAAACAGGCCGTGCAGAACGGTCAGGACCAGATGGTGCTGACCACGACCACGGACGCCACCCTCGGTGCCTTCGGACTCGTCATCCTCCGGGACGACAAGCACCTGCAGAACGCCGACTACATCGTGCCCGTCGTCAACCGGTCCCGCGCCGGGAGCCGCGGGGTCGCCGGCGCGCTCGACCGGCTCAACTCCGTGCTGACCACCAAGGACCTGGCATCGCTCAACCAGCAGGTGGACAGCTGGCGGCGGCTGCCCCAGGACGTCGCCAAGAACTACCTGCGGGCGAAACACCTGCTCTGA
- a CDS encoding MBL fold metallo-hydrolase: MTSLSQLAPGVHLWAPEGHRTWGLANCGLISSGGDALLVDTPYSLDLTDEFLSAARSAAGSGARIRTVVSTHGNGDHTWGNQRVVGAEFIATRRTLEHQCFEPTPEQLRALIENTDPDHPLGWYFRQHFGRFDFSGITVQAPTRTFDGRLDLRVGDTPVELHEVGPAHTVGDLVVHLPQQRVVFAGDVVFAGDHPCHWAGPLENTAAACRRILDLKPEWIVPGHGPVLNPGGLIAYIEYLEDLAGQALLMHGQGRTPVEAAEILIDEDRYPGLGLAERMAITLAGEWRHLNGDTSDPDLVGLVGSAARIAWSRSGTAPTTAEATAATAP, translated from the coding sequence ATGACTTCTCTTAGCCAGTTGGCTCCCGGCGTTCACCTGTGGGCACCGGAAGGCCACCGGACCTGGGGCCTGGCCAACTGTGGCCTGATCTCGTCGGGCGGGGACGCCCTGCTGGTCGACACCCCGTACTCCCTGGACCTGACCGACGAGTTCCTCTCGGCGGCCCGCAGCGCCGCCGGCAGCGGAGCCCGGATCCGCACGGTTGTCTCGACCCATGGCAACGGTGACCACACCTGGGGCAACCAGCGGGTCGTCGGCGCCGAGTTCATCGCCACCCGCCGCACCCTCGAACACCAATGCTTCGAGCCCACCCCCGAGCAGTTGCGGGCCCTGATCGAGAACACCGACCCCGACCACCCCCTGGGCTGGTACTTCCGGCAGCACTTCGGACGGTTCGACTTCAGCGGCATCACAGTCCAGGCTCCGACCAGGACGTTCGACGGCCGGCTGGACCTGCGCGTCGGTGACACGCCCGTCGAACTGCACGAGGTGGGCCCCGCCCACACCGTGGGCGACCTGGTGGTCCACCTTCCCCAGCAGAGAGTCGTCTTCGCCGGCGATGTCGTCTTCGCCGGCGACCACCCGTGCCACTGGGCCGGACCACTGGAGAACACGGCAGCCGCCTGCCGAAGGATCCTGGATCTGAAACCCGAGTGGATCGTCCCCGGCCACGGCCCCGTCCTGAACCCCGGCGGACTCATCGCCTACATCGAGTACCTCGAAGACCTCGCCGGACAGGCCCTCTTGATGCACGGCCAGGGCAGGACCCCCGTCGAGGCGGCGGAGATCCTGATCGACGAGGACCGCTATCCGGGGCTGGGCCTCGCCGAACGGATGGCCATCACCCTCGCCGGCGAGTGGCGCCACCTCAACGGCGACACCTCCGATCCCGACCTCGTGGGCCTGGTGGGATCCGCGGCGCGGATCGCCTGGAGCCGCTCCGGCACCGCTCCGACGACAGCCGAGGCAACAGCGGCAACTGCCCCCTGA
- a CDS encoding pyridoxal 5'-phosphate synthase: MGQHLADTAADGGGTVVPGAGGLPAGGLRELLRGLDVLSGELPVFDPGAAPPDPAALFTEWLLGAVAAGVPEPHAMTLSTVDRQGNPSARVLILKGLDANGWKFAVHDESPKGRELAARRSAALTFYWPLQARQVRVRGPVAGESAEQSAADFLARSPAARAEALLGRQSSPLQDLAERDEATRKSLEQVDREPGLVPPEWTLYALRPESVEFWQGDGDRRHTRLSYHRDGEGWDRRLLWP, encoded by the coding sequence GTGGGTCAGCACCTCGCGGATACGGCGGCGGACGGCGGCGGCACGGTCGTACCCGGTGCGGGAGGGCTGCCCGCGGGCGGTCTGCGCGAGCTGCTCCGGGGCCTCGACGTCCTCTCGGGCGAGCTGCCCGTGTTCGACCCGGGCGCCGCCCCGCCGGACCCCGCCGCGCTCTTCACCGAATGGCTTCTGGGGGCTGTGGCGGCGGGGGTGCCCGAACCGCACGCGATGACGCTCTCCACCGTGGACCGTCAGGGCAATCCCTCCGCACGCGTGCTGATCCTCAAGGGCCTGGACGCGAACGGCTGGAAGTTCGCTGTGCACGACGAGAGCCCGAAGGGCCGGGAGCTGGCCGCCCGCCGGAGCGCCGCGCTCACCTTCTACTGGCCCCTCCAGGCGCGGCAGGTGCGGGTACGGGGGCCGGTGGCCGGTGAGTCCGCCGAGCAGAGCGCTGCGGACTTCCTGGCCCGCTCACCGGCGGCCCGCGCCGAAGCGCTGCTCGGCAGGCAGAGCAGCCCGCTCCAGGACCTGGCGGAACGGGACGAGGCGACCCGGAAGTCCCTGGAACAGGTCGATCGTGAACCGGGCCTCGTTCCGCCGGAGTGGACGCTCTACGCGCTGCGTCCCGAGAGCGTCGAGTTCTGGCAGGGGGACGGCGACCGCCGGCACACCCGGCTCAGCTACCACCGTGACGGCGAAGGATGGGACAGGCGCCTGCTGTGGCCATGA
- a CDS encoding APC family permease codes for MTKQPTDAGAMAGTPPAPPRTGVPSPAATAKGLHRGSVSLLGAVALGLSSVAPAYSIAVTLGLVTLVAGHLAPAALLLGFVPILLTAFAFREFNRQLPDCGTTFVWTTRAFGPLAGWLVGGWVVQIATLIAMTALSQVGAVYLLQVLGLHTWEQRPLAVTVTAVLLLAALTAVARRGLRIAASVQYVLLGLQLTALFGFGAAALVQRHSVRPSLSWLNPFAFGDPGSCAQAVLLCLFIYWGWDSLITVNEETDSDRVPGRAVLISTFTLLGTYLFTAFAAISFAGTGSTGIGLGNAATATDVLATLAPPVLGSVLAKAVQLAVCVSAVSALLTTLISSSRTTLSMAAHGALPAAFRRIHPHHRTPAFGTVFFGVATAALLVLLQLLSPRFLGDAILSIGLLIACYYGTTALACVWHFRSQLRDSPRDLLMKGVLPLLGAVLMLAAFARSAYDMYAPAYGSTSFHGVGGVFLLGFGSLALGVAAVLIARARFPRFFREGRTAVTRITVTED; via the coding sequence GTGACGAAGCAACCGACCGATGCCGGCGCCATGGCCGGTACTCCCCCGGCCCCGCCCCGCACCGGCGTCCCCAGCCCGGCCGCCACCGCCAAGGGGCTGCACCGCGGCTCGGTCAGCCTGCTCGGGGCCGTCGCACTGGGGCTGTCCTCAGTGGCCCCCGCTTACAGCATCGCCGTCACTCTCGGACTGGTCACGCTCGTGGCCGGCCATCTCGCTCCGGCCGCGCTGCTGCTCGGCTTCGTGCCGATCCTGCTCACCGCCTTCGCCTTCCGCGAGTTCAACCGGCAACTGCCGGACTGCGGAACCACCTTCGTGTGGACCACTCGCGCGTTCGGCCCGCTGGCCGGGTGGCTCGTCGGCGGCTGGGTGGTGCAGATCGCCACCCTGATCGCGATGACGGCGCTCTCCCAGGTCGGGGCCGTCTACCTGCTCCAAGTACTCGGCCTGCACACGTGGGAGCAGCGCCCGCTCGCCGTGACCGTGACGGCCGTTCTGCTGCTGGCGGCCCTCACCGCCGTCGCCCGCCGGGGTCTGAGGATCGCGGCCTCGGTCCAGTACGTACTGCTGGGGCTGCAGCTGACCGCGCTGTTCGGCTTCGGAGCCGCCGCCCTGGTCCAGCGGCACTCGGTCCGCCCGTCGCTGTCCTGGCTCAACCCGTTCGCCTTCGGCGACCCCGGGTCCTGCGCCCAGGCAGTGCTGCTGTGCCTGTTCATCTACTGGGGGTGGGACTCGCTGATCACCGTGAACGAGGAGACGGACAGCGACCGTGTCCCGGGACGAGCCGTACTCATCTCCACCTTCACCCTGCTGGGCACCTATCTGTTCACGGCCTTCGCCGCGATCAGTTTCGCCGGCACCGGCAGCACCGGGATCGGACTGGGCAACGCCGCCACGGCCACCGATGTGCTGGCCACCCTGGCTCCGCCCGTCCTGGGCAGCGTCCTGGCGAAGGCCGTCCAACTGGCTGTCTGCGTCTCGGCCGTCTCCGCGCTGCTCACCACTCTCATCAGCAGCTCCCGTACCACCTTGTCCATGGCGGCCCACGGCGCGCTGCCCGCGGCGTTCCGGCGGATCCACCCCCACCACCGCACGCCGGCGTTCGGAACCGTCTTCTTCGGAGTCGCCACCGCAGCGCTGCTCGTCCTGCTCCAGCTCCTGTCACCGCGGTTCCTGGGCGACGCCATCCTGTCCATCGGACTGCTCATCGCCTGCTACTACGGCACCACCGCGCTGGCCTGCGTCTGGCACTTCCGCTCGCAGCTGCGCGACTCCCCCCGCGACCTGCTGATGAAGGGCGTCCTGCCCCTGCTGGGCGCCGTGCTGATGCTGGCGGCCTTCGCCCGCAGCGCATACGACATGTACGCCCCGGCCTACGGCAGTACTTCCTTCCACGGCGTCGGCGGGGTGTTCCTGCTCGGCTTCGGCTCCCTGGCGCTGGGCGTCGCAGCCGTACTGATCGCCCGCGCCCGCTTCCCCCGTTTCTTCCGCGAAGGCCGCACGGCCGTCACCCGCATCACTGTCACCGAGGACTGA
- a CDS encoding ABC transporter permease codes for MTAPPHDCLARNEWICGAYLSTRRSILWDAVLQHLQLTAVSVLVGLVLAVPLAVAARRWRWAAGPVLGVTTVLYTIPSLAMFSLLLPVYGLSASLVIAGLVLYSLTLLVRNILAGLRAVPEETRQAARGMGYGPIRLLLAVELPLSLPAAMAGLRIATVSAVSLVTVGAIVGYGGLGNLIYSGMNSFFKAQVLTASVLCVLIAVAADLVLLGVQRLLTPWTRV; via the coding sequence ATGACCGCGCCTCCGCACGACTGCCTCGCGCGCAACGAGTGGATCTGCGGTGCCTATCTGTCGACCCGCAGATCCATCCTCTGGGACGCGGTCCTCCAGCACCTCCAGCTGACGGCGGTCTCCGTGCTGGTCGGGCTGGTGCTCGCCGTTCCCCTCGCGGTGGCGGCCCGCCGCTGGCGGTGGGCCGCCGGTCCGGTGCTCGGGGTCACCACCGTGCTCTACACGATCCCGTCCCTCGCGATGTTCTCGCTGCTCCTGCCGGTGTACGGCCTCTCCGCCTCGCTCGTGATCGCCGGTCTCGTCCTCTACTCGCTCACCCTGCTGGTGCGGAACATCCTCGCCGGGCTGCGCGCCGTTCCCGAGGAGACCCGGCAGGCCGCCCGGGGGATGGGATACGGGCCGATCCGGCTGCTCCTCGCCGTCGAGCTCCCCCTCTCGCTCCCGGCCGCGATGGCGGGACTGCGTATCGCGACCGTCTCGGCGGTCTCGCTCGTCACGGTGGGCGCCATCGTCGGATACGGCGGCCTCGGCAACCTCATCTACAGCGGAATGAACAGCTTCTTCAAGGCCCAGGTACTGACCGCCTCCGTGCTCTGTGTACTCATCGCCGTCGCCGCCGATCTCGTACTCCTCGGTGTGCAGAGGCTGCTCACGCCGTGGACCCGCGTATGA
- a CDS encoding S53 family peptidase: protein MRTARTRLRTGAAAAGVTTLVAAAVIAAPLSGSATAASAHAAPQTKAVPAVAGHQLVSGVSSPLPTEQCQAKWKIACYTPIQYRQAYHLNPLYKSGVTGKGRTIVIVDSFGSPTVQHDLDVYSKQFGMKSAQVQVKKWGHVPEFDPKNSDMTGWAGETTLDVEMAHAVAPDARIVLVETAVAETEGVTGLPEMMSAEKSLIDHGVGDVITQSFGATENTFPGFDKGDFSSIGKLRYAFKDAAEHGVTVLASSGDGGATDSTADGKGYYKKRVNSWPSSDPLVTSIGGTQLHLDAKGDRTAPESVYNDNGAGGGGQSHVFGRPAFQNGEKAAVGTRRGTPDVSMAAAVNGGAWVYSSYDPTAVGWDVSGGTSEASPLFSGVVALADQAAGHRVGNINDALYTLSHHTSSGIVDVNDGTNNSYQGVTGYTAADGYDMATGVGTVDASRFVPALARASHRG, encoded by the coding sequence ATGCGCACAGCCCGTACCCGGCTCCGTACCGGGGCCGCAGCGGCGGGGGTCACCACCCTCGTTGCCGCCGCGGTGATAGCCGCCCCCCTGAGCGGCAGCGCCACCGCCGCATCCGCCCACGCCGCACCGCAGACCAAGGCGGTTCCCGCCGTCGCAGGTCATCAGCTGGTCAGCGGCGTGAGCAGCCCCCTGCCCACCGAGCAGTGCCAGGCGAAGTGGAAGATCGCCTGCTACACGCCGATCCAGTACCGCCAGGCGTACCACCTCAACCCGCTGTACAAGTCCGGCGTCACCGGCAAGGGCCGCACCATCGTCATCGTGGACTCGTTCGGCTCGCCGACGGTCCAGCACGATCTGGACGTCTATAGCAAGCAGTTCGGGATGAAGAGCGCCCAGGTGCAGGTCAAGAAGTGGGGCCACGTCCCCGAGTTCGACCCGAAGAACTCCGACATGACCGGCTGGGCCGGCGAGACGACGCTCGACGTGGAGATGGCTCACGCCGTCGCCCCCGACGCCAGGATCGTGCTGGTCGAGACGGCGGTCGCCGAGACCGAGGGCGTCACCGGGCTGCCGGAGATGATGTCCGCCGAGAAGTCCCTCATCGACCACGGGGTGGGTGATGTCATCACGCAGAGCTTCGGCGCCACGGAGAACACGTTCCCCGGCTTCGACAAGGGTGACTTCTCCAGCATCGGCAAGCTGCGCTACGCGTTCAAGGACGCCGCCGAGCACGGGGTGACCGTCCTCGCCTCGTCGGGTGACGGGGGAGCCACCGACAGCACCGCGGACGGCAAGGGCTACTACAAGAAGCGGGTCAACTCCTGGCCCTCGTCGGACCCGTTGGTGACCTCGATCGGCGGCACCCAGCTGCACCTGGACGCCAAGGGTGACCGCACCGCGCCGGAGAGCGTGTACAACGACAACGGCGCAGGGGGCGGGGGCCAGTCGCACGTGTTCGGCCGCCCCGCGTTCCAGAACGGCGAGAAGGCCGCCGTCGGCACTCGTCGCGGGACCCCGGACGTCTCCATGGCTGCCGCGGTCAACGGCGGTGCCTGGGTGTACTCCAGCTACGACCCGACCGCCGTCGGCTGGGACGTCTCCGGTGGTACGAGCGAGGCCAGCCCCCTGTTCTCCGGCGTCGTCGCCCTGGCCGACCAGGCCGCCGGGCACCGGGTCGGGAACATCAACGACGCGCTGTACACCCTGTCCCACCACACGTCGTCCGGCATCGTCGATGTCAACGACGGCACGAACAACAGCTACCAGGGGGTGACCGGGTACACCGCCGCCGACGGCTATGACATGGCCACCGGCGTCGGCACCGTGGACGCGTCCCGGTTCGTGCCGGCCCTCGCCCGTGCGAGCCACCGCGGCTGA
- a CDS encoding carbon-nitrogen hydrolase family protein: MRTLTVAALQTAPVPHDLEASWQRFAAQVRTTRELFPHVQLVTVPELFLAAEGPLLSPAPADWMDRAAVTVPGPLTDRICALAIETGLWLVPGTVFERATDGRIHNTALAVSPEGEITARYRKVFPWQPYEKTAPGTEFTVFDIPGAGRVGLAICYDGSFPETMRQLAWLGAEVVIQPTLTTTRDREMELVCARANAWTNQLYVVNVNASDPAGVGTSAIVDPEGIVRQQAGTGEEILVDVLDLDTVTRVRRYGSSGINRPWSQLAGYGHTVELPAYGGAFRSPEWLKNGVDGTGD; the protein is encoded by the coding sequence ATGCGCACACTCACCGTCGCCGCCCTGCAGACCGCCCCCGTACCGCACGACCTCGAAGCCAGCTGGCAGCGGTTCGCCGCGCAGGTCCGCACCACCCGCGAGCTGTTCCCGCACGTGCAGCTCGTCACGGTCCCCGAACTGTTCCTCGCCGCCGAAGGCCCGCTGCTGAGCCCCGCCCCCGCGGACTGGATGGACCGGGCCGCCGTCACCGTGCCCGGCCCGCTCACCGACCGGATCTGTGCCCTCGCGATCGAGACGGGTCTGTGGCTGGTCCCGGGGACCGTCTTCGAACGCGCCACCGACGGCCGTATCCACAACACCGCCCTGGCCGTCTCCCCCGAAGGCGAGATCACCGCCCGCTACCGCAAGGTGTTCCCCTGGCAGCCCTACGAGAAGACAGCCCCCGGAACGGAGTTCACGGTCTTCGACATCCCCGGCGCCGGCCGGGTGGGGCTGGCCATCTGCTACGACGGTTCCTTCCCGGAGACCATGCGTCAGCTCGCCTGGCTGGGCGCGGAGGTCGTCATCCAGCCCACCCTGACCACCACCCGGGACCGCGAGATGGAACTGGTCTGTGCCCGTGCCAACGCGTGGACCAACCAGCTCTACGTCGTCAACGTCAACGCCTCCGACCCGGCCGGAGTCGGCACCAGCGCCATCGTCGACCCGGAGGGCATCGTCCGCCAGCAGGCAGGAACAGGCGAGGAGATCCTCGTCGACGTCCTGGACCTGGACACCGTCACCCGGGTCCGCCGCTACGGCTCCTCCGGGATCAACCGGCCCTGGAGCCAGCTCGCCGGCTACGGACACACCGTGGAACTCCCCGCGTACGGCGGCGCCTTCCGCAGCCCGGAATGGCTGAAGAACGGAGTGGACGGCACCGGCGACTGA
- a CDS encoding TetR/AcrR family transcriptional regulator, whose translation MAAKKGGGKEARRAELGAAVQRALLARGLEGLRLRDIADEAGVTPAAVLYYGDLDSLVHEAYQRAIERYSQEREEAADRFADARDKLRSCIDHGVATGPDDALTRLMFEYWPRCLRDARAAALDSALTERQIAVYASVLVLGQAQGHFTLEDPPRLLAANFVAMEDGYQMEVLAGRRTRTEVIGALRGYARAVTGHRPADHPDLPGTQG comes from the coding sequence GTGGCGGCGAAGAAGGGCGGCGGGAAGGAAGCGCGCCGGGCGGAGCTGGGCGCGGCCGTGCAGCGTGCGCTCCTGGCGCGCGGTCTGGAGGGCCTGAGGTTGCGTGACATCGCGGACGAGGCGGGTGTCACGCCTGCCGCCGTGCTCTACTACGGCGATCTGGACTCCCTGGTCCACGAGGCCTATCAGCGGGCCATCGAGCGCTACAGCCAGGAGCGGGAGGAGGCCGCGGACCGGTTCGCCGACGCCCGCGACAAGCTCCGCTCGTGCATCGACCACGGTGTGGCCACCGGGCCCGACGACGCGCTGACCCGGCTGATGTTCGAGTACTGGCCACGTTGCCTCAGGGACGCCAGGGCCGCCGCTCTCGACAGCGCGCTGACTGAACGTCAGATCGCGGTCTACGCCAGCGTATTGGTGCTGGGTCAGGCCCAGGGTCACTTCACCCTGGAGGATCCGCCGCGTCTCCTCGCCGCCAACTTCGTCGCCATGGAGGACGGCTACCAGATGGAGGTGCTCGCCGGCCGCCGGACCCGCACCGAAGTCATCGGGGCGCTACGGGGATACGCCCGCGCCGTCACCGGCCATCGGCCGGCCGACCACCCCGACCTGCCCGGTACGCAGGGGTGA